A stretch of Roseibium porphyridii DNA encodes these proteins:
- a CDS encoding F0F1 ATP synthase subunit B, which produces MDATFWALVGLVLFFALIAYLKVPGKIGGSLDDRADTIRKELEEARKMREEAQALLSEYQRKRHEAEGEAEAIIAEANSEAERLTVETNQALEEMIARRTKAAEDKIAQAESQAISEVRAKAADIAVAAAEEILTAKVQDKVADDILTKSIAQVKERLN; this is translated from the coding sequence ATGGACGCAACATTTTGGGCCCTGGTCGGTCTCGTTCTCTTCTTCGCTCTGATCGCCTATCTCAAGGTTCCCGGCAAGATCGGCGGATCGCTTGACGATCGCGCTGACACTATCCGCAAGGAACTGGAAGAAGCACGCAAGATGCGCGAAGAAGCTCAGGCTCTCTTGTCGGAATATCAGCGCAAGCGCCACGAAGCTGAAGGAGAGGCTGAAGCCATCATTGCTGAAGCCAATTCAGAAGCAGAGCGCCTGACGGTTGAAACCAACCAGGCTCTTGAAGAGATGATCGCGCGCCGCACAAAGGCAGCTGAAGACAAGATCGCTCAGGCAGAAAGCCAGGCAATCTCTGAAGTCCGCGCCAAGGCAGCCGACATCGCCGTTGCAGCAGCCGAGGAAATCCTCACTGCAAAAGTTCAGGACAAAGTCGCCGACGACATCCTGACCAAAAGCATCGCGCAGGTAAAAGAGCGCCTGAACTAA
- a CDS encoding PA0069 family radical SAM protein → MSAPLQFAAAQHEADNTEDSAPRLTEDRRRGRGSALNKSGRFEPLSYEGFDDGWDSLEDLPPLKTEVQEERARTIITRNSSPDLSFDRSINPYRGCEHGCVYCFARPSHAYMGLSPGLDFETRLFAKPNAAQLLERELSKPGYIPRVIAIGTNTDPYQPLERGYKLMREILEVLDNCSHPVAIVTKSALVTRDIDILARMAERNLVKVALSVTTLDKKLCRAMEPRASAPHKRLGAIKALNEAGVPALVMMAPIIPALTDSEIESILEAATEHGAQEAAYVLLRLPLEVSELFRDWLLRHCPDRYRHVMNLIRSMRGGKDYDARWGDRMRGRGPYAVQISKRYSLAAKRLGLSLRRKKLNLDDFRQPQKGGVQLDLF, encoded by the coding sequence ATGAGCGCGCCCTTGCAATTCGCTGCAGCGCAGCATGAGGCAGACAATACCGAAGACAGCGCTCCTCGGTTGACTGAAGACAGACGAAGGGGCCGGGGCTCAGCCCTTAATAAATCCGGTCGGTTCGAACCGCTATCCTACGAAGGCTTTGATGATGGTTGGGATAGTCTTGAGGATTTGCCCCCATTGAAGACCGAGGTACAGGAAGAGCGAGCACGAACGATCATAACGCGCAATTCTTCGCCCGATCTCTCCTTTGACCGTTCGATCAACCCTTATCGCGGTTGCGAGCATGGCTGTGTCTACTGTTTTGCACGACCAAGCCACGCCTATATGGGACTGTCTCCAGGGCTGGATTTTGAAACCCGTCTCTTTGCAAAGCCCAATGCCGCACAGCTTCTAGAAAGGGAATTGTCAAAACCGGGCTACATTCCCCGCGTGATTGCCATCGGCACGAACACCGACCCTTATCAACCGCTGGAACGCGGATACAAGTTGATGCGAGAAATCCTGGAGGTTCTCGACAATTGCTCTCACCCGGTCGCGATTGTCACAAAGTCAGCCCTCGTGACCAGGGACATTGACATCCTCGCGCGTATGGCCGAGCGCAATCTGGTCAAGGTCGCGCTGTCCGTAACCACGCTGGACAAGAAACTGTGCCGTGCCATGGAACCCCGAGCGTCCGCACCACACAAACGTCTTGGCGCAATCAAAGCCCTGAACGAAGCTGGTGTCCCTGCCCTGGTTATGATGGCTCCCATCATCCCAGCTCTCACCGACAGCGAGATTGAAAGCATACTGGAAGCTGCTACCGAACATGGTGCGCAGGAAGCCGCTTATGTTCTTTTGCGGCTCCCCCTTGAAGTCTCTGAACTCTTCCGTGACTGGCTGCTTAGACATTGCCCTGATCGGTACAGGCACGTCATGAACCTCATCAGGTCAATGCGTGGCGGCAAGGACTACGATGCCAGATGGGGAGACCGCATGAGAGGACGAGGTCCCTATGCAGTTCAGATTTCCAAACGCTATTCTCTTGCCGCGAAACGTCTGGGCCTCAGCCTGCGCAGGAAGAAACTGAACCTGGACGACTTCAGACAACCTCAAAAAGGTGGTGTGCAACTGGATCTCTTTTGA
- a CDS encoding ribonuclease HII, producing the protein MTGTPSLFDLAFPDRPDLSLERKYAAEFNGLLCGVDEAGRGPWAGPVVTAAVVLDYERVPDGLDDSKKLSEARREALYLDIVSSAWICVASASPATIDRLNIRTATLSAMVRAINGLPKVSNYVLIDGRDIPPGLSQPGQALIKGDGRCLCVAAASIVAKVTRDRMMVQLEDQFPGYGFAQHKGYGVPRHQEALETLGPTVHHRMSFKPVRLAKERSRG; encoded by the coding sequence ATGACTGGCACCCCGTCCTTGTTCGATCTTGCTTTTCCCGATCGCCCGGATCTGTCTCTTGAGCGCAAATACGCTGCAGAATTCAACGGGCTATTGTGCGGTGTTGACGAAGCTGGACGCGGGCCATGGGCGGGACCGGTCGTCACCGCTGCAGTCGTTCTGGATTACGAGCGCGTACCGGATGGGCTGGACGATTCCAAGAAGCTCTCCGAGGCCAGACGCGAAGCATTGTATCTGGACATTGTTTCGAGCGCCTGGATTTGTGTCGCCAGCGCGTCTCCAGCGACGATTGACCGTCTCAACATCCGCACGGCGACGCTTTCCGCAATGGTTAGAGCCATCAACGGACTGCCGAAAGTCTCCAACTATGTCTTGATTGACGGCAGGGATATTCCACCCGGCCTGTCGCAACCGGGTCAGGCGTTGATCAAGGGAGATGGCCGCTGCCTTTGTGTCGCTGCTGCGTCCATTGTTGCCAAGGTTACGCGGGACCGAATGATGGTCCAGCTCGAGGATCAGTTTCCGGGATATGGCTTTGCCCAGCACAAGGGATATGGCGTGCCCAGACATCAGGAAGCTCTTGAGACACTCGGCCCGACGGTCCACCACAGGATGAGTTTCAAGCCCGTCCGGCTGGCCAAAGAGAGGTCGCGCGGTTGA
- a CDS encoding glycosyltransferase, giving the protein MISVIIPTYNSETELVHALSALVPAAAEGVVREVVVVDGGSSDNTGQVADAAGCHWAVLKKSKAERLALGAEIAKRGDWLLFLQPETLLESGWHHEAQAFVERAAHAPNGPRTAASFRLRYEAFGPGARLGESVAAFRSQLLGMPYGNQGLLISRQFYQKLGGHRPLPQLEDLDIAKRIGRGRMVFLRAAAVTSGEPQQEGLIAGLRQSLARFCVGILRIPARVAIKLHG; this is encoded by the coding sequence ATGATTAGCGTCATTATTCCGACATACAATTCCGAAACCGAGTTGGTTCATGCCCTCTCGGCGCTGGTGCCCGCAGCCGCGGAAGGCGTCGTGCGCGAAGTCGTGGTCGTGGACGGAGGCTCATCGGACAATACTGGCCAGGTTGCGGACGCAGCCGGTTGTCATTGGGCGGTCTTGAAGAAATCAAAGGCTGAACGCCTCGCACTGGGTGCTGAGATCGCCAAAAGAGGCGACTGGTTGCTGTTCCTGCAACCGGAAACGCTGCTTGAAAGCGGTTGGCACCATGAAGCACAGGCGTTTGTCGAGCGAGCAGCCCACGCACCTAACGGACCCCGCACTGCAGCCAGTTTCCGACTGCGATACGAAGCATTCGGGCCAGGTGCTCGTCTTGGCGAATCCGTCGCAGCGTTCCGCTCCCAGCTTCTCGGTATGCCTTACGGAAATCAGGGGCTGCTGATTTCACGCCAGTTCTACCAAAAACTCGGTGGACACAGGCCTTTGCCGCAGCTGGAAGATCTCGACATTGCAAAACGTATCGGTCGTGGCCGAATGGTGTTTTTAAGGGCTGCCGCGGTCACATCCGGCGAACCGCAGCAGGAAGGTCTCATTGCGGGCCTGCGCCAGTCGCTCGCCCGCTTCTGCGTCGGAATCCTGCGCATTCCGGCAAGGGTCGCGATAAAACTCCACGGTTAG